One Saccharopolyspora erythraea NRRL 2338 genomic region harbors:
- a CDS encoding MFS transporter produces the protein MPTATLPAASTGHLPLVTCVLAVGVFLMGTTGYVVAGVLPEIVGDVGISVTYVARVIIMFAVGMIVDTPTMAILTLRLACQRASGLALVVFAIGHASSQSVRVSRSSSAPGC, from the coding sequence ATGCCCACAGCAACCCTGCCCGCGGCGAGCACCGGCCATCTGCCTCTCGTGACCTGCGTGTTGGCCGTTGGTGTCTTTCTGATGGGCACGACCGGGTACGTCGTTGCCGGCGTCCTCCCCGAGATCGTCGGTGACGTCGGGATCTCGGTCACATACGTGGCTCGGGTGATCATCATGTTCGCGGTCGGGATGATCGTCGACACCCCGACGATGGCGATCCTCACCCTCAGGCTGGCGTGCCAGCGGGCATCGGGCCTCGCGTTGGTGGTATTCGCGATCGGACACGCATCGTCGCAATCAGTACGAGTTTCCCGCTCGTCCTCGGCGCCCGGCTGCTGA